The DNA region CGCGCCATCCGGTGACCAGCAGGTCCACCGCCTCCAGGTGCCGCGCGAACAGGTCCCCGGCCGGACAGCCCGCGCGCAGCGCGGCCCGGCGCAGCACCCGGCGCCGTACGGCGGGCGGCAGTTCGGCCAGTTTCACGGCGTCCAGGGCGCCCTCGCCCGTACGGAGGTCGCGTTCGGCCAGGGAGGCCCACTGGTCGAGGGCGTCGGCGTCGTCGCGGAACAGCCGGGCGGTACGGGCCAGCGCCTCCACCACGCCACCGCCCAGGTGCTTCTCCAGCACCGGCAGCACCTCGTGGCGGACCCGGGAGCGGGTGTAGGCGGGATCACAGTTGTGCGGGTCGTCCCAGACCGGGATCGCCTGGGCGGAGCAGGCCTGCCGGGTGGCCGCCCGGTCCAGCTCCAGCAGCGGGCGGCGGTAGCGCCCCTTCTGGGCCGGCATCCCGGCCAGCGAACGGGAGCCGGAGCCGCGGGCCAGGCCCAGCAGCACGGTCTCGGCCTGGTCGTCCCGGGTGTGGCCGAGCAGCACGGCGATCGCGCCGTGGCGCTCGGCGGCCTCGTCCAGGGCGGCGTAGCGGGCGTCCCGGGCGGCGGCCTCCGGGCCGCCGGAGCGGCCGACCCGCACCGGGACCACCTCGACCGGGTCCAGGCCCAGCGAGCGCAGCCGCTCGGCCACCTGGGCGGCGCGGTCGGCGGAACCGGGCTGCAGGCCGTGGTCGACGGTGACGGCGCCGACCCGCAGGCCGATCTTGGGGGCCTCGAAGGCGGCGGCGATGGCCAGCGCCATCGAGTCCGCGCCGCCGCTGACGGCGACCAGGACCAGCGGCGAGCCGGGGGCGGCCGGGGTGCGGGGCAGCCCGGAGGGGTGGCGGGCGGCGTTGCCGATCAGGGTGGTGCCGACGGCGGCACCCACCAGCGGCGCCCCGGCGGGGCGCTCGCGGGGCTCGCGCACGGGCGCGGTGAAGGTGGTACCGGCCTCGGCGGCGAGGTCGGTGAGCGTGCGGCGAACGGCCAGGCGTATCGCGGCGACGGCGGGGTGAGGGCCCACGGCGGACGACTCCTCGAGGGAGGGGGACAGGACTGCGGCGGGCGGCCGGGACCGCGCACTGCATGAGCGCCGCGTTACCGGGCGCTCACAGATGGTGGCAGAAAGTGGCGACCCGCTACGCCACCCGCGCCACCGGTACGACCACCGTCCCACGTTCGGGTGAATGGAGAAACGTATCTTCACCCACCATCTGCCCGATTGGACCACTCGTACGAGCGGGTTTGACCGCCACCGACCGGCAGCGGTCCCGCCACGCGCCGGAACCGCCCGCCCGGCGCCGCCCGCCCGGCGCCGTCCAACGGCCCCGGCAGGCCCCGGCGCCGCTCAGCGGCCGACCCGGGCGAGCCAGGCGGCCGGGTCGTGGATCTCGTCCTTGGTCGGCAGGGTGTTCGGGGACGTCCACACCCGGTTGAAGCCCTCCATGCCGAGCTGCTCCACCACGGCCCGCACGAACACCGCGCCGTCCTGGTACTGGCGCAGCTTGGCGTCCATGCCGAGCAGCCGGCGCAGCACCAGGTCGAGCCGGTTCGCCCCGCGATCACGGCGCTGCTGGAACTTCTCCCGGATCTCCGCGACCGTCGGCACCACGGCCGGGCCGACACCGTCCATCACCACGTCCGCGTGGCCCTCCAGCAGCGACATCACCGCCGTCAGCCGGCCGAGGATCTCGCGCTGCGCGGGCGACTGGACGATCTCCAGCAGGTTCCCCGCGGAAACGCCCTCCCGGCGCTCCCGGCTGCCCGCCCCCGGCAGCCCGGCCCCCAGCGAACCCGCCGCGTCGCGCAGCCGGTCCAGCAGCGCGCCCGGGTCGACGTCCGTCTCGGCCAGGAAGGACTGCACCTCGGACTGGATGTGGTCGCGCAGCCACGGCACCGCGGTGAACTGCGTCCGGTGCGTCTCCTCGTGCAGGCAGACCCAGAGCCGGAAGTCCGACGGGTCGACGTCCAGCTCGCGCTCGACGTGCACGATGTTCGGCGCCACCAGCAGCAGCCGGCCCGGGCCCGGCCCCTCCGGGCCCAGCCGCGGCTTCTCGAACAGCGCCGCCGGACTGTCCGGCGCCTCCAGCGACGGCTCGGCCGGGGCGAAGGTCTCGTACTGGCCCAGCACCTTGGTCGCCAGGAACGCCAGCAGCGCCCCGACCTCGATCCCGGTCGCCTTCTCCCCCACCGCACCGAACACGCCCGCGGCCGCGCTGTTCGCCCGCCGTGCCTGCAGCTTCTCCACCAGCGGCTGGACGACCGTCCGGAAGCCCGCCACGTTCGCCCGCACCCACCCCGGACGGTCCACCACCAGCACCGGCGTGGAGGTGGCCGCGGTCAGACTGCTCGACCGCATCCCGGTGAACGCCCGCACGTGCTCCTCGGCCTCCAGCGCGTGCCGGCGCAGCTCGGCGACCACCGCCGCCGCCTCCGCCCGGCTCACCTCCGGCCCCGGCCGCACCAGCCTGGTCGCGGTTGCGACCGCGAGATTCCAGTCGACCATGTCAGCCCCGCCACTCGCGCTCGTCATGCCCTCACCGTACGTGCTCCCCACCACCAACGGCAGCCACCCACCACCAACACCCTGCCCGCCCCCGAACCCCCTCGAACCCACCACCGACACCTCCCTCGGAGCGGCGGTCGAGGACCCGACGGGCACCACCGGCACGGGCCCGAAACCCCGGGCCCCGCCCGGCCGAACCGGCCGACGACAGCGAACGCCAGAGGCACGACCAGCACCGCCCGGCCCCTCCTCTCCCACCACCCCGGTCGCCCCTTGGCGGCCGGGCGGCTACAGCCGACGAGGGTCGGCAAGGGCCGCGCAGCACGGCAGTTGCCGACGCCGTGGCGGCCGGAACACCGGGTGGGCCGCAGGCCGCGCCGGGGCGGAGACCTTCCGACGGCGCGAACGGTTCGGCGCTCCAGCGGCTCGCTCCCCCACCCGTCCGCGGGCACGGGCCTGGCATCACAGGCGTCGGGCCGGAACGGCGATTGAGGCCATCGCCCGGCCGCAGCGGAGTCGACCGGGTGGCTGCCACCCCCTCACGTCCCTGCCGCACGCCCCCACGGCGGCGGCAGGGGCGGGAGGCTCCGCACCGCGGGCGAGAACGTCGAGAAGAGGCGACAAGGAGTCACCCACGGCGCCGGGGCGGGGCGTTGCCGACGTCGCCGCCGTCGGGGCGCGACGGCGGCGGGCCGGGGTGGGTCAGTGGCAGCCGCAGGAGGCGAGGTGGGCCGCGATGCGGTCCATGGCGGCGCGGGTGGTGTCGGCCGGGGTGGTGGAGGGGGTGCGGGACATCACGGCGAAGGTGAGGAGGCGGCCGTCGGCGTCGACGACGGTGCCGGCGAGGGTGTTGACGCCGCTGAGGCTGCCGGTCTTGGCGCGGATCAGGCCGGCCGCGTCGGCGGCGCCGGAACCGGAGCCGTAGCGCTTGTTGAGGGTGCCGGTGAAGCCCGCTATCGGCAGGCCGGTGAGGACCGGGCGCAGGGCGGGGTGCTGGTCGGAGGCGGCCAGGGCGAGGAGCCGGACCAGGACGGCGGGCGGGATCTGGTTGCCCAAGTGCAGGCCGCTGCCGTCGTTGAGGACCACCCCGGTCATCGGCACGCCGAGCTTGGTGAGCTCCTGGGTGACGGCGGTCGCCGCGCCCTCGAAGCTGACCGGCTGGTGCGCGGCGAGGGCGACCTGACGGGCGATCGCCTCGGCGATCTGGTTGTCGGAGGTGGTCAGCAGGCGCTCGATCAGCCGGGCGACCGTCGGTGAGTCGACCTTGCCGAGGACGGGGGCGTCGGCGGCGGCCGGGGCGGCGGCCGGCCCGGCCTTGCCGTCGACGGTGATGCCCTGGGCGGCGAGCAGCCGGGCGAAGGCCGTGGCGGCCGTGGCGGCCGGGTCGGCGAACCGGTCCGGGGCCTCCTCGCGGCTCCTGGGGTCGATCTTGGCCTCGTCCACCATCAGCGGGACGACCGGGGCGATGTTCTGGTTGTCGGGGTTCGTCCTGTGCAGCGGGTTGCCGGAGTACAGCGACAGGTCGTAGTCCAGCTTGACCGTGCTGGTACCGGCCGCCTTGAGCGCGGCCGCGGTCTGCTGGGCGAGCGCCTCCAGCGAGGCGGGGGCGGTGTCGGCGTCGGCGGGCTGGCCGCCGATCTGCACCTGGTCGATGGGCAGCGCGGTGAGCGTCGGGTCCCCGCCGCCGACCAGGGTGATGGTGCCCGGGGTCGCGCCGCGGACCACCCGGGTGGTGAGCCGGGTGTCGCCGGGTATAAGGGACAAAGCCGCGATCGAGGTGGCCAGCTTGGTGGTGGAGGCCGGGGTGGCCGGGGTGTTCTCCCCGGAGCCGTACAGGAGTTGGCCACCGGCGGCGTCCGCGACGGCGATGGTCACGGCGCCCAGGTTCTTGTCGGAGAGA from Kitasatospora cathayae includes:
- the tilS gene encoding tRNA lysidine(34) synthetase TilS, whose translation is MGPHPAVAAIRLAVRRTLTDLAAEAGTTFTAPVREPRERPAGAPLVGAAVGTTLIGNAARHPSGLPRTPAAPGSPLVLVAVSGGADSMALAIAAAFEAPKIGLRVGAVTVDHGLQPGSADRAAQVAERLRSLGLDPVEVVPVRVGRSGGPEAAARDARYAALDEAAERHGAIAVLLGHTRDDQAETVLLGLARGSGSRSLAGMPAQKGRYRRPLLELDRAATRQACSAQAIPVWDDPHNCDPAYTRSRVRHEVLPVLEKHLGGGVVEALARTARLFRDDADALDQWASLAERDLRTGEGALDAVKLAELPPAVRRRVLRRAALRAGCPAGDLFARHLEAVDLLVTGWRGQGPLHLPGGVEATRRCGTLVFRRQGD
- a CDS encoding zinc-dependent metalloprotease, whose amino-acid sequence is MTSASGGADMVDWNLAVATATRLVRPGPEVSRAEAAAVVAELRRHALEAEEHVRAFTGMRSSSLTAATSTPVLVVDRPGWVRANVAGFRTVVQPLVEKLQARRANSAAAGVFGAVGEKATGIEVGALLAFLATKVLGQYETFAPAEPSLEAPDSPAALFEKPRLGPEGPGPGRLLLVAPNIVHVERELDVDPSDFRLWVCLHEETHRTQFTAVPWLRDHIQSEVQSFLAETDVDPGALLDRLRDAAGSLGAGLPGAGSRERREGVSAGNLLEIVQSPAQREILGRLTAVMSLLEGHADVVMDGVGPAVVPTVAEIREKFQQRRDRGANRLDLVLRRLLGMDAKLRQYQDGAVFVRAVVEQLGMEGFNRVWTSPNTLPTKDEIHDPAAWLARVGR
- the dacB gene encoding D-alanyl-D-alanine carboxypeptidase/D-alanyl-D-alanine endopeptidase; the protein is MLVVGTVLGAGGAYAQPSSTPGGHSAGQGEDAKAQGDQGDQGDQGGREGRDGRKDDHGKGKPGPSQSPGGPGRRAEQPAATPGGTGSPAAPPGPATDAVLAAAESGPEVAVPTAQGLQQALAPYLSDKNLGAVTIAVADAAGGQLLYGSGENTPATPASTTKLATSIAALSLIPGDTRLTTRVVRGATPGTITLVGGGDPTLTALPIDQVQIGGQPADADTAPASLEALAQQTAAALKAAGTSTVKLDYDLSLYSGNPLHRTNPDNQNIAPVVPLMVDEAKIDPRSREEAPDRFADPAATAATAFARLLAAQGITVDGKAGPAAAPAAADAPVLGKVDSPTVARLIERLLTTSDNQIAEAIARQVALAAHQPVSFEGAATAVTQELTKLGVPMTGVVLNDGSGLHLGNQIPPAVLVRLLALAASDQHPALRPVLTGLPIAGFTGTLNKRYGSGSGAADAAGLIRAKTGSLSGVNTLAGTVVDADGRLLTFAVMSRTPSTTPADTTRAAMDRIAAHLASCGCH